A window of Ruminiclostridium herbifermentans genomic DNA:
TAGCTTACAAAGGTTTCACGATGATAATTCTTGCCATTATATGTATAATCACTTGAAACAACTCCTGCATTCATGTCCAACTGCCTTGAATAATTTGATACTGAGCTGTGTCCGAATGCAAGCTTTAAGTTACCCACAGACTGATATCTTGCCTGTCCACCGCCAATCATACTCAAAACAGTTGCAGTTCCAGCCTTATAGTTTCCAGCGAATAGTTGATCTTGAGCTGTTTTTAAAGAATTTGCAGCTCCTGCTTTATTATTGTTGCTTGGTCCGCTGCTCCAAAAGGTAGCCTCGTTTAAATCAATCCTCTCATCAGGATAATTTCCATATACCATTGCACCTATACGGCCATTTCCTAATGGCAGCGCCTTATAAAAGGACTCGTTGTTATCATAGGCATTACCCGAGAAATTCGTACCAGACATACTGTTGTACCATAGTATCAGGTCATTGTCCGTATACCCAGCTGCTGCATTCTGGTCTGCAGCAGAAGCAATCTTAGAATTGTTTAAATAAAAATTACTGTTCAACAACATCGCCCCTACTAAGGTTAATACACCAACCTTTTTTAATACCCTTTTAACAACTCTCATATGTAGCCTTCCTTTCTTGATTATTAACCATCAAGATAATAAATTTTTATTCCCCTGTAAATTCATACTCGACTATATATCAATTCATATATTAAAAACATATTACTCAGGAATAAAATAGGATTCCAGAGCTCCCTATAATTTTCTAACTACATATGCTGTTCTCATTTTAGTTATATTATACCAAAAAACAGCTATCCCCGCTCTAAAATCCCATTTTTTTCTTTCAATATTTTAGATTTTTTTACTAAAACTTCGAAATTGAATGCACCTCTTAAAGACAAGTAATATAAAGTGTAGCAGCATCATCAAATGAGAAGTAAAAATGAGAAGTTAATTAGCTTGCTGCACAATAGGTCATTGTTAATCTTGATAATACCTTAGCTTTTCATCTGAAAGTTGGGTATACAATAATTGCATGAATCATTACTGATTCATGCAATTATTTTGGCAACAAACCATTAATAATTCTATCGCATCAATAGATTTCTATATTCGAAGGCTGATTATTTATGCTTTTCCGGGGAACTCAGATATTACACCTAGTAAATACTGTTTCATTAATGCAAAATCAATTGCATCTACAGCACCGCTGCCATCTAAATCAGCCAATGCAGTATTTTCAAGTGCATCACCAAGCAGATGCTTCTTTATAAGCATTAAGTCTAATGAATCTATGGAATTATCACCATTGACATCGCCTAATTTACCTTCGGAAATTGCTTTTGCATCAAATTTGAACCAGTCCAAATTTAACAAATAATCGCTGCCGCCTGTAAATTTCAGATATACGTCATGCTCTCCTGTAACTTCGCTAACATTACAGGATACATTTGTCCATGCTTTCCATCCGCCTGTATTTGGAACAGCACATGTTCCTATTAATTTTCCATTCAAACTATCCAGACGAATCTCTATATTTCCACCAACTGAATTACTTCCTGCACTTGCTTGGAAACTTGAAGCACCGCTGCCAAAATCAACTTTTTTGTAAACTGTATAATCTCCGTTTTGGATATACCCGATATTCCTACCAGTTCCATCAGGATTGTCCTCAATCTCAACTCCTGATTGATCATCATATTTTTCTGCCTCTATCCTTTCAAATGCTGATTTTGGAGTAATTTCAATAGGATCATCATTAACATTTGAATCTGGGCCAGTACCATTATAATTTCTGATAAGACCTAAATCCCATATAATTTTCTGGTACTCAGCATTCATATTTGTAGTACCCTGGATAAGGAAATCTACTTTATTAATATCATTTATTTCTAGTTTTTGATTATATCCAGCACGAACAAGCTCACCATGTGATACATTAGTAGTCCACTTGTCTGCATTGTATTTTGTGAGATTACCTCTCCAAGCCCATTTTTCAGCAACCTGTGTCCATGGTCCACCTGCACTTGATGATGTCCAAAGTTCATAATATCTGCCATCTTTCATATCTTCAATCAGCAAATAGTATTGTCCGTCAGCAAGACATTTATAAACTTCTGCACCTTCAAAAGTGTTTCTAATTGATACAGTTGGAGCACTCCAACCCTTTGGGAAATTCGCAAGAGTTGTTTTTCTTACATAAAGATTTCCTGAACCATCACTTGGTGTGTTATACATATAAGCATACTGATCATCACAGATTATGTAATAATCCCATCCCATGTTACCTGATATTCCAAAGGATTTAGGTCCTTGCCATGAATTAGGGTCAGCTGGATTTGTGGATGTTGAATATGCTGCTCCATGAGTTCCATCTTGGTAAACAAGATACCATAAGTTTTGAGGTTCAAAGTAGAATAATTCTGGTGCGCAGAAATATGCTTCACCAATTTTACTCAAATATGTACGCTTTGCAGTTTTCAGTCCTTCAATTGTGCTCGCGGATGTAAAACACATCTGCCATCCACCACTTTGATTTGCACCAGTATAATATATGAGCCACTGACCATTGTATCTAACTATTGTTGGGTCTTTAGCTGCATAATAATCATATGGCAAACATTGCCCGTGGAAAATGACTCTTTCATCCACACTCCATGATGGATTTGGATTAGCTGCTGCTGAAGCTACAGAACCAAAAGTTGAAGTCATTAAAGCCAATCCTAAGATAATTGAACAGCATTTTTTTAGTAATCTTTTCATGCTTTTTCCTCCTTAATATTTTTAGAATTTTTTAAATTGAAAAATTTATCTTTATTGCTAGATAACATTGTTAGTTGAGAAATACAATGGGATTCCAGAGAAACTTTTTTATTTACTTCTGTTGTTCTTGATTTTTATTTTATCAAAAAACAGTTTTCCAACTCTGAAATCCCATTCTCTACTGGTTATACATCAGACTTTATTTATGCCTTCCCAGGGAAAGCAGTTATTATACCCAATAAATACTGTTTCATTAGTGCAAAATCAATTGCATCTACAGCACCGCTACCGTCTAAATCAGCCAATGCAGTATTTTCAATTGCTTCACCAAGCAGATGCTTCTTTATTAGCATCAAGTCTAATGAATCTATGGAATTATCACCATTAACATCACCTAATTTACCTTGAGGAATTTCCTTAGCATTAAATTTAAACCAGTCCAAATTTAACAAATAATCGCTCTCTCCGGTAAATTTCAAGTATACGTCATGCTGTCCAGTAACTCCGCTAACATTGCAAGATACATTAGTCCATGATTTCCATCCACCTGTATTTGGAACGGCACAAGTTCCTATTAATGTTCCATTCAAACCATCCAAACGAATTTCTATATTTCCGCCATTTGAATTGCTTCCTGCACTTGCTTCAAAACTTGCAGCACCACTGCCGAAATCAACTTTTTGGTAAACTGTATAGTCTCCATTTTGGATATACCCGATGTTCTTACCAGTTCCATCAGGATTGTCCTCAATTTCAACTCCGTATTGATCAGTATAATTCTCTGCTTCTATTCTATTGAAAGCACTTATTGGTTCTATTACAACTGGAACTGTACTTCCTACAAAAGTTGTTACACTCTGTGCAGGAAGCTGAGCTGTAAATGAGCCGTTTGACACTGCAATCTTTGAGCCTTTTGCAACGTTTCTGCTTCCATCAGTTATATATGTATCCATACTGCTTGCTGAACCATTTTGTAAATTAAATTTCTGGCTTACTGCAGAAGTACCTTTATTTATTGCAACAATAACAACCTTGTTGTCACCTGTATAGGCACTTACATAAACATTTGTATTTGGATTCTTTGTTGCATCAACTCTAACATATCCAGGACGAACATATCTTGAATATTGAGCCATCATAGCACCACGCTTACTCATAGTACCGTCTTCTTTCATAGGACCATATGACCTACGAATGTACCACCAAACATATGCCTGGAAGTTACCCTCTACAATAGCGTTATGCATATTCATAGCAACATCTAATGCTTCTGGGAAGCGGTCTGCTGAATTAGCATCACTGTTTG
This region includes:
- a CDS encoding non-reducing end alpha-L-arabinofuranosidase family hydrolase; translated protein: MKRLLKKCCSIILGLALMTSTFGSVASAAANPNPSWSVDERVIFHGQCLPYDYYAAKDPTIVRYNGQWLIYYTGANQSGGWQMCFTSASTIEGLKTAKRTYLSKIGEAYFCAPELFYFEPQNLWYLVYQDGTHGAAYSTSTNPADPNSWQGPKSFGISGNMGWDYYIICDDQYAYMYNTPSDGSGNLYVRKTTLANFPKGWSAPTVSIRNTFEGAEVYKCLADGQYYLLIEDMKDGRYYELWTSSSAGGPWTQVAEKWAWRGNLTKYNADKWTTNVSHGELVRAGYNQKLEINDINKVDFLIQGTTNMNAEYQKIIWDLGLIRNYNGTGPDSNVNDDPIEITPKSAFERIEAEKYDDQSGVEIEDNPDGTGRNIGYIQNGDYTVYKKVDFGSGASSFQASAGSNSVGGNIEIRLDSLNGKLIGTCAVPNTGGWKAWTNVSCNVSEVTGEHDVYLKFTGGSDYLLNLDWFKFDAKAISEGKLGDVNGDNSIDSLDLMLIKKHLLGDALENTALADLDGSGAVDAIDFALMKQYLLGVISEFPGKA
- a CDS encoding carbohydrate-binding protein, giving the protein MEGRCAIVFNNIKKSISAVTAGLIALSMILTTPVFEVSAASDVVVNLSAKKQEMRGFGGMVHTGWQSDLTAAQRETAFGTGDGQLGFTILRLHVDENSNNWSKGLESAKSAIKHGGIVFASPWNPPTSMQEKFTRNGVANQTRLKYDQYANYAKHLDNYAKFMKDNGAPLYAISVQNEPDYAHEWCWWTPQEMLNFMKNYAGSITNARVMAPESFQYLKNMSDPILNDATALANMDILGAHFYGTSVNNMPYPLFQQKGAGKELWMTEVYVPNSDANSADRFPEALDVAMNMHNAIVEGNFQAYVWWYIRRSYGPMKEDGTMSKRGAMMAQYSRYVRPGYVRVDATKNPNTNVYVSAYTGDNKVVIVAINKGTSAVSQKFNLQNGSASSMDTYITDGSRNVAKGSKIAVSNGSFTAQLPAQSVTTFVGSTVPVVIEPISAFNRIEAENYTDQYGVEIEDNPDGTGKNIGYIQNGDYTVYQKVDFGSGAASFEASAGSNSNGGNIEIRLDGLNGTLIGTCAVPNTGGWKSWTNVSCNVSGVTGQHDVYLKFTGESDYLLNLDWFKFNAKEIPQGKLGDVNGDNSIDSLDLMLIKKHLLGEAIENTALADLDGSGAVDAIDFALMKQYLLGIITAFPGKA